In one window of Arctopsyche grandis isolate Sample6627 chromosome 6, ASM5162203v2, whole genome shotgun sequence DNA:
- the LOC143913764 gene encoding mitochondrial ribosome-associated GTPase 2 isoform X1 — MFIKTWLCMIFFQYHLAVYISLVTTTTKNLITTSRKCSVVALRSRKLKSTVNPVKFFVDKFRVRAVGGNGGDGCISFLTAWANENGGPDGGDGGNGGHVVFQSSYDVTNLNHCKSVAEAKHGEKGSTKDCTGKSADHNILKVPIGTVIRTEDGNVLADLEEEGSMFIGARGGAGGKGNAFFKSDVQQAPTHAEYGAIGESIIYILEVKSMAHVGLLGFPNAGKSTLLCAISRARPKVAPYAFTTLRPHIGMVKYSDHEQIAVADLPGLIPGSHKNHGLGIQFLQHTERCCCLMYVVDLSVEKPWDQFKSLQFELSQYSEELVTRPRLIIGNKIDLPESQSNLPKFQKYFKDIKVLPISAKMGTNISDLLKKIREIYDERIK; from the exons atgtttataaaaacttG gttatgtatgatttttttccagtaCCACTTAGCCGTATATATTTC ATTGGTAACCACGACCACTAAAAATCTAATCACAACATCCCGTAAATGTAGTGTGGTTGCACTTAGAAGCAGAAAGCTCAAATCTACAGTTAATCCG gTAAAATTTTTTGTCGATAAATTTCGTGTACGTGCGGTGGGTGGAAACGGTGGCGATGGATGTATATCGTTTCTTACCGCTTGGGCAAATGAAAATGGTGGTCCGGATGGTGGAGACGGTGGTAATGGTGGCCACGTAGTGTTTCAATCCTCGTACGATGTTACAAATCTCAACCATTGCAAATCAGTAGCAGA AGCCAAGCACGGTGAAAAAGGATCAACAAAAGACTGCACTGGAAAAAGTGCGGACcacaatattttaaaagttcCCATTGGAACGGTCATTAGGACTGAAGACGGAAAT GTTTTAGCAGATCTCGAGGAGGAGGGATCCATGTTTATTGGTGCACGTGGAGGTGCCGGTGGAAAAGGAAATGCCTTTTTTAAATCAGATGTACAACAGGCTCCTACTCATGCTGAATACGGTGCAATAGGAGAGTCAATAATTTACATTTTAGAAGTTAAGAGCATGGCTCACGTTGGACTG TTAGGATTTCCAAACGCAGGCAAAAGTACGTTGTTGTGTGCAATATCAAGAGCGCGACCCAAAGTTGCTCCTTATGCTTTTACAACTTTACGCCCTCACATCGGTATGGTTAAATATTCAGACCATGAACAAATTGCag TGGCCGATCTTCCCGGTTTGATACCTGGCTCACATAAAAATCACGGATTGGGCATTCAATTTTTGCAACATACGGAACGGTGCTGTTGTCTCATGTACGTTGTGGATTTGTCCGTGGAAAAACCTTGGGATCAGTTTAAATCGTTACAATTTGAACTATCACAGTACAGCGAAGAGTTGGTCACACGTCCACGGCTGATCATCGGAAACAAAATAGACCTACCAGAATCTCAAAGCAATTTGccgaaatttcaaaaatattttaaagatattaaAGTACTGCCAATATCAGCTAAGATGGGTACAAATATATCCGATCTTTTAAAGAAGATAAGAGAAATATATGATGAAAGAATTAAGTAG
- the AlaRS gene encoding alanine--tRNA ligase, cytoplasmic, with amino-acid sequence MDTSMTAKQIRNAFIDFFKGKQHEYVHSSSTIPLDDPTLLFANAGMNQFKPIFLGTADPNSDMARWVRTVNTQKCIRAGGKHNDLDDVGKDVYHHTFFEMLGNWSFGDYFKKEICTWAWELLTEVLKLPSERLYVTYFGGDEKSGLAPDDECKEIWIKLGILPSHVLPGSMKDNFWEMGETGPCGPCSELHFDRIGGREAAHLVNMDDPDVLEIWNLVFIQFNRETDGSLRLLPKKHIDCGLGFERLVSVIQGKRANYDTDVFMPLFEAIEKGTGSRPYSGKVGAEDVDGMDMAYRVLADHARTLTVALADGGRPDNTGRGYVLRRILRRAVRYATEKLNAKPGFFATLVNTVVELLGETFPEVTRDPQTIMDIINEEEVQFLKTLTRGRNLLNRTINKLTGKEVPGDIAWRLYDTYGFPVDLTQLMCEEKGLQVNMNGYDEAKKAAQLTSQGKGAGAEEVIQLDVHALTELQNQGVPPTNDSFKYKYSADDEKYATYSFESCTATVVRLRYNKQFVDEVSSGQACGILLDQTSFYAEQGGQIFDEGYMVKIGDESVEFTVKNVQVKGGYILHIGVVEGTLKIGDKLSLHIDAERRRLVMNNHTGTHILNGVLRNILGNDSDQRGSLVMPDRLRFDFTNKGPMTTAQIKDAEDQIKSIITNNHKVYAKSIKLASAKTINGLRAMFDETYPDPVRVVSVNIPVEELEANPTGADGLQTSVEFCGGSHLHKTGHIGDFLISSEEGIAKGIRRIVALTGPEATKSLNRTAVLENEVNAVCNIVKDTNDFDSKEIVKKIVELTETVSHAVIPYWKKDEIRNVLKGLKKQLDDKDRATKAAVLVTVAEKAKELCLANPEAKFLVQELKAFNNTKALDAALKQVKSLNPNTAAMFFSVDSDTGKIFCLTAVPPSAIGKGLKASEWVQVVAVPMGGKGGGKPESAQASGPNINCLQEVLQLAETFAKTKLCD; translated from the coding sequence ATGGATACTTCTATGACCGCAAAGCAAATTCGAAATGCATTTATAGACTTCTTCAAAGGGAAGCAGCATGAATACGTTCACTCGTCTTCGACCATTCCATTGGATGATCCGACGTTGCTGTTCGCAAACGCCGGAATGAATCAATTCAAGCCAATATTTTTAGGGACCGCCGATCCGAACAGCGACATGGCTCGTTGGGTCCGTACTGTCAATACACAAAAATGTATCAGAGCAGGTGGAAAGCATAACGATCTTGACGATGTAGGAAAGGACGTCTACCATCATACTTTCTTCGAAATGTTAGGAAATTGGTCATTTGGGGACTATTTCAAGAAAGAAATTTGCACCTGGGCTTGGGAACTTCTCACTGAAGTATTGAAATTACCATCTGAAAGATTGTACGTCACTTACTTTGGAGGAGATGAAAAATCCGGTCTCGCTCCTGATGATGAATGTAAAGAGATTTGGATAAAATTAGGAATACTTCCATCTCACGTCTTACCAGGCAGTATGAAAGATAATTTCTGGGAAATGGGTGAAACTGGTCCTTGTGGACCGTGTTCAGAATTACATTTTGATAGGATAGGAGGTCGTGAAGCTGCCCATCTTGTTAACATGGATGACCCCGATGTGTTGGAAATATGGAATCTTGTATTCATTCAATTCAACCGAGAAACAGATGGATCTCTCCGTTTACTTCCCAAAAAGCATATTGATTGCGGATTAGGTTTTGAAAGATTGGTCTCAGTTATTCAAGGAAAGCGTGCAAATTATGACACTGATGTATTCATGCCGCTTTTTGAAGCTATCGAAAAAGGAACTGGAAGTCGTCCATATTCCGGCAAAGTCGGCGCTGAAGACGTTGACGGTATGGATATGGCTTATAGAGTCCTTGCAGATCACGCCAGAACTTTAACTGTAGCTCTTGCCGATGGAGGCCGACCAGATAATACTGGCAGAGGATACGTTTTAAGAAGAATCCTGAGGAGAGCTGTTCGTTATGCAACTGAAAAATTGAATGCAAAGCCTGGATTTTTTGCAACTTTAGTAAATACGGTTGTTGAATTGCTCGGCGAAACTTTCCCAGAAGTCACCCGAGACCCTCAAACCATTATGGATATAATAAACGAAGAAGAAGtccaatttttgaaaactttaaCAAGAGGCAGAAATCTTTTGAATAGAACTATCAATAAGTTAACTGGAAAGGAAGTTCCCGGAGACATTGCGTGGCGATTGTATGATACTTACGGTTTCCCGGTGGATTTGACACAACTGATGTGTGAAGAAAAAGGTCTACAAGTTAACATGAATGGATATGATGAGGCCAAGAAGGCTGCCCAATTGACTTCGCAAGGTAAAGGCGCAGGTGCAGAGGAAGTCATCCAATTAGACGTTCATGCACTCACCGAATTGCAAAATCAAGGAGTACCTCCAACAAACGattcattcaaatataaatactcAGCCGACGATGAAAAGTATGCTACTTACTCCTTTGAGTCGTGCACTGCCACGGTAGTGCGGCTAAGGTATAACAAACAATTCGTCGATGAAGTAAGTTCAGGTCAAGCGTGTGGCATTCTTTTGGACCAGACTAGTTTTTACGCAGAACAGGGAGGCCAAATCTTTGACGAGGGCTACATGGTCAAAATCGGCGACGAAAGCGTCGAGTTTACAGTCAAAAACGTTCAAGTTAAAGGAGGTTACATTCTCCATATTGGTGTTGTTGAAGGTACTTTGAAAATTGGCGATAAGCTTTCTCTTCACATCGACGCTGAACGTAGAAGACTCGTTATGAATAATCACACCGGAACACATATCCTCAACGGAGTACTACGTAATATTTTAGGCAATGATTCTGATCAGAGAGGCTCGTTGGTTATGCCCGATCGATTGCGATTCGATTTTACAAACAAAGGTCCAATGACTACTGCACAGATCAAAGACGCTGAAGATCAGATAAAATCTATAATCACCAACAATCATAAAGTATATGCTAAATCAATTAAACTAGCATCAGCTAAAACCATCAACGGTCTCAGAGCTATGTTTGATGAGACTTATCCCGATCCAGTCAGAGTAGTTTCTGTTAATATTCCTGTGGAAGAATTGGAAGCAAATCCAACCGGAGCGGATGGTCTGCAAACGTCTGTTGAATTTTGTGGTGGATCTCATCTACATAAGACTGGACATATTGGAGATTTTCTCATTTCTTCAGAAGAAGGTATAGCTAAAGGAATCCGTCGCATTGTCGCTTTAACGGGTCCCGAAGCTACCAAATCTCTAAACAGAACGGCTGTACTCGAAAATGAAGTCAACGCTGTTTGTAACATTGTCAAAGATACGAAcgatttcgattcaaaggagattgttaaaaaaattgttgaattaACAGAAACCGTGTCGCATGCAGTCATTCCTTATTGGAAGaaagatgaaattagaaatgtTTTGAAAGGTTTGAAAAAGCAGTTGGATGATAAGGACCGTGCTACGAAAGCTGCAGTCTTAGTGACCGTTGCAGAAAAAGCAAAAGAACTGTGTTTGGCCAATCCAGAAGCTAAATTTTTGGTTCAGGAGTTAAAAGCATTTAACAATACGAAAGCTTTAGATGCCGCTTTAAAACAAGTCAAATCTCTGAATCCAAACACAGCAGCCATGTTCTTCTCCGTTGACTCGGACACTGGTAAAATTTTCTGCCTGACTGCTGTTCCTCCATCTGCTATCGGAAAGGGCTTAAAAGCCTCTGAATGGGTCCAAGTAGTTGCAGTACCGATGGGAGGCAAAGGAGGAGGTAAACCTGAATCCGCACAAGCTTCCGGACCAAACATTAATTGTTTGCAAGAAGTATTGCAATTGGCTGAAACATTCGCCAAGACAAAACTTTGCGATTAG
- the LOC143913764 gene encoding mitochondrial ribosome-associated GTPase 2 isoform X2, translated as MFNSFARLVTTTTKNLITTSRKCSVVALRSRKLKSTVNPVKFFVDKFRVRAVGGNGGDGCISFLTAWANENGGPDGGDGGNGGHVVFQSSYDVTNLNHCKSVAEAKHGEKGSTKDCTGKSADHNILKVPIGTVIRTEDGNVLADLEEEGSMFIGARGGAGGKGNAFFKSDVQQAPTHAEYGAIGESIIYILEVKSMAHVGLLGFPNAGKSTLLCAISRARPKVAPYAFTTLRPHIGMVKYSDHEQIAVADLPGLIPGSHKNHGLGIQFLQHTERCCCLMYVVDLSVEKPWDQFKSLQFELSQYSEELVTRPRLIIGNKIDLPESQSNLPKFQKYFKDIKVLPISAKMGTNISDLLKKIREIYDERIK; from the exons ATGTTTAATTCATTTGCTAGATTGGTAACCACGACCACTAAAAATCTAATCACAACATCCCGTAAATGTAGTGTGGTTGCACTTAGAAGCAGAAAGCTCAAATCTACAGTTAATCCG gTAAAATTTTTTGTCGATAAATTTCGTGTACGTGCGGTGGGTGGAAACGGTGGCGATGGATGTATATCGTTTCTTACCGCTTGGGCAAATGAAAATGGTGGTCCGGATGGTGGAGACGGTGGTAATGGTGGCCACGTAGTGTTTCAATCCTCGTACGATGTTACAAATCTCAACCATTGCAAATCAGTAGCAGA AGCCAAGCACGGTGAAAAAGGATCAACAAAAGACTGCACTGGAAAAAGTGCGGACcacaatattttaaaagttcCCATTGGAACGGTCATTAGGACTGAAGACGGAAAT GTTTTAGCAGATCTCGAGGAGGAGGGATCCATGTTTATTGGTGCACGTGGAGGTGCCGGTGGAAAAGGAAATGCCTTTTTTAAATCAGATGTACAACAGGCTCCTACTCATGCTGAATACGGTGCAATAGGAGAGTCAATAATTTACATTTTAGAAGTTAAGAGCATGGCTCACGTTGGACTG TTAGGATTTCCAAACGCAGGCAAAAGTACGTTGTTGTGTGCAATATCAAGAGCGCGACCCAAAGTTGCTCCTTATGCTTTTACAACTTTACGCCCTCACATCGGTATGGTTAAATATTCAGACCATGAACAAATTGCag TGGCCGATCTTCCCGGTTTGATACCTGGCTCACATAAAAATCACGGATTGGGCATTCAATTTTTGCAACATACGGAACGGTGCTGTTGTCTCATGTACGTTGTGGATTTGTCCGTGGAAAAACCTTGGGATCAGTTTAAATCGTTACAATTTGAACTATCACAGTACAGCGAAGAGTTGGTCACACGTCCACGGCTGATCATCGGAAACAAAATAGACCTACCAGAATCTCAAAGCAATTTGccgaaatttcaaaaatattttaaagatattaaAGTACTGCCAATATCAGCTAAGATGGGTACAAATATATCCGATCTTTTAAAGAAGATAAGAGAAATATATGATGAAAGAATTAAGTAG